A window of Paenibacillus phoenicis genomic DNA:
CGGCCGCTGACCTTGCAGAAACTTCCCGACATCATGGATTGTCGCGCCGTAGCTCGGCAGCCAGAAGAAAAATTTGCCCAGCCGGTGTTGCACCGAATCGTAAATGTAGCCGTATTGGGGGACCAATGCGGCTGTATTTTTTTTCGGCGTATAAGCGTGCAGTCTGCGGATGAAATCTTTGTGGTACATATCGTCGCTCGATAGATACACCCGGTAGTAGCAGTCATAGCCTGCGATATCTTCGGAAACATGGGCATAATAACCCCTTGGCGTCACAAACTGAATATTTCTAGGCAGAGGTACGTACCGGTCGAGGATTTCCCGGATTATTCGCTCGGAGGCGGGATCGTAGATGACATAGCAGGAAAAATCTTGCGAGGTTTGCAGCTGCAAGCTTTTTCGCGTGTAGGTCATGAACAGAGCCAGCCTTTTCTCAATCCAGTTTCGAGTTGTCCGTTCCGGCGTTCCTCCCCAATCGTTAAAATGAATCTCAATGATTAGTTTCTTCTGTTTGCCCCCATTCTCTGGCATAACGGTTCAGCCTCCTTCAATTTCACGCCGCGAAGATTTATTTCAATCTTCTAGCATCTTATGCGAGAATCTGATTTTGGTATGGACAGGAGGTGTGCACTTTTCGGGTCGATGGCGCAAATATCGGGATTCCCCTCCCAAGCAGGAATAGGGTGCTATAATGATTGGCGTACAAACCGATCTACAGGGGGAGGACATGAACGATGCTCGAACAAACGGATCGCTCGCGGGTGAAAGGCTTTCTCCGCGCAGAGGGAACAAAAATCGTCAACGGGGATGGAGAAGAGATCCTGCTGACGGGCTGGGGACTGGGCAATTGGCTCTTGTGCGAAGGTTATATGTGGTTATCCCATCACTCCCGGTTCGATCGCCCGCGGCGGATTGAGGCCGTCATTCAGGAATTGGCCGGAAGGGATTATGCTGAGCAGTTCTGGAAGCGTTTCCGAGAGAACTATGTGACCCGCGAAGATATTCGGCGGATGGCGGAGCAGGGATATAACTCGGTCCGCATTCCTTTGAATTGGAGAGTGCTGATGGAGGATGAACCGGGCATTCGCTGGAAAGAGGACGGATTTGCATTGATCGACCGTTGTTTGGATTGGTGCGAGGAGTTTGGCCTCTACGCCTTCTTGGATTTGCATGGTGCGCCGGGCGGACAGACCGGAGCCAATATTGACGACTCGGTAGACGATTTCCCTCGCCTGTTCACCGATGAGGACAGCTGGAGCAAAGCGATCGAGCTGTGGAAGGAGCTGGCCCGGCGGTACCGTGATCGCTGGATCGTCGGCGGATACGACCTGCTAAATGAACCAGTTCGTCCCGGTCTGATGGAAGGCAAACACGAGGATTTTCTCGTTCGGCGGCTGGCGGCGTTTTATGAGGAA
This region includes:
- a CDS encoding glycosyltransferase gives rise to the protein MPENGGKQKKLIIEIHFNDWGGTPERTTRNWIEKRLALFMTYTRKSLQLQTSQDFSCYVIYDPASERIIREILDRYVPLPRNIQFVTPRGYYAHVSEDIAGYDCYYRVYLSSDDMYHKDFIRRLHAYTPKKNTAALVPQYGYIYDSVQHRLGKFFFWLPSYGATIHDVGKFLQGQRPNFSWRDALKVPHEFIHVKEPIWINHIHALNTGMSFERVKTWKTPGIKDAMTIEPWSDSQRAKTFFGPEIVSPSEIKRVLSNFF